From Juglans regia cultivar Chandler chromosome 6, Walnut 2.0, whole genome shotgun sequence, the proteins below share one genomic window:
- the LOC109010296 gene encoding dof zinc finger protein DOF1.6-like — protein sequence MPSDEHKPVRVQQSFPHPPPPQTQPLPCPRCGSTSTKFCYYNNYNLSQPRHFCKSCRRYWTQGGTLRNVPVGGGTRKSITKRSRSTTSTSSSSSSSSSSTVTSEAVHANPISVLPEMVSHDVSLNDNVAVGGGYVNGSFNFLLNSQGPGFMGPGGYGLGSMPGFDEMGFGLAGGGSWAFPEVGDFGVGSGNGASVASAGYNTWQMTGTDEAGLNDGGDSFASPDLAISTRPGHF from the coding sequence ATGCCATCCGACGAGCACAAACCCGTGAGGGTCCAGCAGAGCTTCCCTCACCCTCCACCACCTCAGACTCAACCGCTCCCTTGCCCTCGCTGCGGTTCCACCTCCACCAAGTTCTGCTACTACAACAACTACAACCTCTCCCAGCCCCGCCACTTCTGCAAGTCCTGCCGCCGCTATTGGACCCAGGGCGGCACCCTTCGCAACGTCCCCGTCGGTGGTGGCACCCGCAAGAGCATCACCAAGCGCTCTCGCTCTACCACTAgtacttcttcttcctcctcctcttcgtcTTCGTCCACCGTGACCAGCGAGGCCGTGCACGCGAACCCCATCTCGGTTTTGCCCGAGATGGTCTCGCATGATGTCAGCCTGAATGATAACGTCGCGGTGGGTGGTGGGTACGTTAATGGGAGCTTCAATTTCTTGCTGAACTCTCAGGGTCCGGGGTTCATGGGGCCGGGTGGGTATGGTTTGGGGTCCATGCCCGGGTTCGATGAGATGGGGTTCGGCTTGGCCGGAGGAGGGTCTTGGGCATTTCCCGAAGTCGGTGACTTTGGCGTTGGGAGTGGCAATGGAGCATCGGTGGCTTCTGCAGGGTACAACACGTGGCAGATGACCGGTACGGATGAAGCCGGATTGAATGACGGCGGGGATTCCTTTGCTTCTCCGGACCTTGCCATTTCAACCCGGCCTGGCCATTTCTAG
- the LOC109010297 gene encoding lysine histidine transporter-like 8: MEERPEMELISIPATPRASTPETQTPSGQRSPRQLGKEGKSSSAWTPTSFISPRFLSPIGTPMKRVLINMKGYLEEVGHLTKLNPQDAWLPITESRNGNAHYAAFHNLNAGVGFQALVLPVAFAFLGWSWGILSLTIAYCWQLYTLWILVQLHEAVPGKRYNRYVELAEAAFGERLGVWLALFPTVYLSAGTATALILIGGETMKLFFQIVCGPLCSSNPLTTVEWYLVFTSLCIVLSQLPNLNSIAGLSLIGAVTAITYSTMVWVLSVSQQRPPPISYEPLSMPSFTASAFSVMNALGIVAFAFRGHNLVLEIQATMPSTFKHPAHVPMWRGAKVAYFFIAMCLFPVAIGGFWAYGNLMPSGGILNALYAFHSHDIPRGLLAITFLLVVFNCLSSFQIYSMPVFDSFEASYTSRTNRPCSIWVRSGFRVFYGFVNFFIGVALPFLSSLAGLLGGLTLPVTFAYPCFMWVLIKKPTKYSFNWYFNWILGWLGIAFSLAFSIGGIWSIVNSGLKLKFFKPN, from the exons ATGGAGGAGAGGCCAGAAATGGAGTTGATATCGATTCCGGCGACGCCTAGAGCATCGACGCCGGAGACACAGACCCCGTCGGGTCAGAGGTCGCCGAGGCAGCTGGGGAAGGAAGGGAAGTCGTCGTCGGCGTGGACTCCGACTTCGTTTATATCTCCTCGGTTTCTGAGCCCGATAGGGACGCCTATGAAGAGGGTGCTGATCAACATGAAGGGTTATTTGGAAGAGGTCGGACATCTCACGAAGCTCAACCCTCAGGACGCATGGCTTCCCATCACTGAGTCTCGCAATGGGAATGCTCACTATGCTGCGTTTCACAACCTCAATGCCGGAGTCGGCTTCCAGGCCCTGGTTTTGCCGGTGGCCTTTGCTTTTCTCGGCTG GAGCTGGGGAATACTTTCTTTAACCATAGCCTATTGTTGGCAACTCTATACTTTGTGGATTCTAGTTCAGCTACATGAGGCAGTTCCAGGAAAGCGGTACAACAGATATGTGGAGCTTGCAGAAGCAGCATTTG GGGAAAGATTGGGTGTCTGGCTTGCTCTCTTCCCCACTGTTTATTTATCAGCAGGAACCGCAACAGCTTTGATTCTTATAGGAGGGGAGACcatgaaactatttttccaGATAGTTTGCGGGCCCCTCTGTTCATCAAATCCCCTTACAACGGTAGAGTGGTATCTGGTGTTCACTTCCCTATGCATTGTTCTGTCTCAGCTCCCAAACCTCAATTCAATTGCTGGACTTTCACTCATAGGGGCCGTGACAGCCATCACTTACTCCACCATGGTGTGGGTCCTCTCCGTTAGCCAACAAAGGCCACCGCCAATATCTTATGAACCCCTTTCAATGCCATCCTTCACTGCTTCTGCCTTTTCAGTCATGAATGCACTTGGAATTGTTGCTTTTGCTTTTAGAGGACACAATTTAGTGTTGGAGATTCAG GCAACTATGCCATCTACATTTAAGCACCCAGCTCATGTCCCTATGTGGAGAGGAGCCAAAGTTGCTTATTTCTTTATTGCCATGTGCTTGTTCCCTGTTGCCATTGGAGGCTTTTGGGCTTATGGAAACCTT ATGCCTTCAGGTGGGATTCTTAATGCCTTGTATGCCTTTCATAGTCATGACATTCCGAGAGGACTTCTTGCCATAACATTTCTGCTAGTCGTGTTCAACTGTTTGAGCAGTTTCCAGATATACTCCATGCCTGTTTTTGACAGCTTTGAAGCCAGCTACACCAGCCGAACCAACCGCCCCTGCTCGATCTGGGTCAGATCCGGTTTTCGTGTGTTTTACGGATTTGTAAACTTCTTCATAGGGGTGGCACTCCCTTTTCTCTCCAGTCTTGCTGGTCTGTTAGGAGGACTCACTCTTCCAGTCACATTTGCTTATCCATGCTTCATGTGGGTTCTCATAAAAAAGCCTACAAAATACAGCTTCAACTGGTACTTCAATTGGATCCTAGGTTGGCTAGGCATTGCTTTCAGCTTGGCCTTTTCCATTGGAGGTATCTGGAGCATTGTGAACAGTGGACTTAAGTTGAAATTCTTCAAACCCAATTGA